The following coding sequences are from one Kallotenue papyrolyticum window:
- the cheB gene encoding chemotaxis-specific protein-glutamate methyltransferase CheB has translation MTIRVLVVDDSALMRRALTALLASDPEIEVVGTASDGRAAIEQVAALRPDVITMDVRMPIMDGAQTTEHIMAYYPTPILVLTASLSRFDVDITFKMLGLGALDVMEKPPGGDPAGLERARLDLIRRVKMLSRVRVVTHLRGRRRSVADLNTAAGQRNAPVGGPRHRRGSRPLGTGSLRRGHGSAPLRPPEPLRRSHGARLLTPAAPPAPRTALGGARHVVVIGASTGGPRVVQQILRELPPSFPAAVLVVQHIADGFTAGMVDWLDACCALPVALASAGDLALPGHVYVAPDNLHLLIDREGVLGLSPHPALLQRPSVDVTMERAAEAYGARVIGVLLTGMGRDGAIGLGAIRRAGGYTIAQDGDSCVVFGMPRAAIEVGAACEVLRPEAIAGRLQMLLRDAIARERP, from the coding sequence ATGACCATACGCGTACTGGTCGTCGATGACTCGGCGCTGATGCGGCGCGCGCTGACGGCGCTGCTGGCCTCCGATCCCGAGATCGAGGTGGTGGGCACGGCGTCCGACGGTCGAGCGGCGATCGAGCAGGTGGCGGCACTACGGCCGGATGTGATCACCATGGATGTGCGTATGCCGATCATGGACGGCGCGCAAACAACCGAGCACATCATGGCCTACTATCCGACGCCGATCCTGGTGCTGACGGCGTCGCTGAGTCGCTTTGACGTCGATATCACCTTCAAAATGCTGGGTCTGGGCGCGCTGGATGTGATGGAAAAACCGCCGGGCGGCGATCCGGCCGGTCTCGAGCGCGCGCGGCTGGATCTGATCCGTCGCGTCAAAATGCTATCGCGCGTGCGCGTAGTGACCCATCTGCGCGGGCGGCGCCGCTCGGTGGCCGATTTGAACACCGCGGCAGGCCAACGCAACGCGCCGGTGGGCGGGCCGCGGCACCGCCGCGGATCGCGGCCGCTGGGCACGGGTAGCCTGCGTCGCGGCCACGGCTCGGCGCCCTTGCGCCCGCCCGAACCACTGCGCCGCAGCCATGGCGCGCGTCTGCTGACGCCCGCTGCGCCGCCGGCGCCGCGCACGGCGCTGGGTGGCGCCCGGCACGTGGTGGTGATCGGCGCGTCGACGGGCGGCCCCCGCGTGGTGCAACAGATTCTGCGCGAGCTGCCGCCGAGCTTTCCGGCAGCAGTGCTGGTGGTGCAACATATTGCCGACGGCTTTACCGCTGGCATGGTAGACTGGCTGGATGCCTGCTGCGCCCTGCCGGTCGCGCTGGCGAGCGCGGGTGATCTGGCGCTGCCGGGGCATGTCTATGTCGCGCCCGACAATCTGCATCTGCTGATCGACCGTGAAGGCGTGCTGGGGCTGTCGCCGCATCCGGCGTTGCTGCAACGCCCATCGGTAGATGTTACTATGGAGCGCGCCGCCGAGGCCTATGGCGCGCGCGTAATCGGGGTCTTACTCACAGGCATGGGCCGCGATGGTGCCATTGGCCTGGGGGCGATTCGGCGCGCCGGCGGCTACACGATTGCCCAGGACGGCGACTCATGCGTGGTGTTTGGCATGCCACGCGCGGCGATCGAAGTCGGCGCAGCCTGCGAGGTGTTGCGGCCCGAAGCGATCGCCGGGCGGCTGCAGATGTTGTTGCGCGATGCCATAGCGCGGGAGCGGCCCTGA
- a CDS encoding response regulator, which yields MSATILVVDDSKLVTDIVKMRLEMHGYEVEVAHSGEDGLRRVQDVLPDLVVLDVQMPGIDGYEVCRRLRSQPALEDLPIIMLTSMDDRHAGFEAGVDDYLNKDLDLLDLPNRVRVLLGV from the coding sequence ATGAGCGCGACTATCCTGGTCGTCGATGACAGCAAGCTGGTCACCGATATCGTCAAAATGCGTCTCGAGATGCACGGCTATGAGGTCGAAGTCGCCCACAGCGGCGAGGATGGCCTGCGGCGCGTGCAGGATGTGCTGCCCGATCTGGTGGTTCTGGATGTCCAGATGCCGGGGATCGACGGCTACGAAGTCTGCCGGCGGTTGCGCTCCCAGCCGGCGCTGGAGGATTTGCCGATCATCATGCTCACCTCCATGGACGACCGGCACGCCGGCTTTGAAGCGGGCGTGGACGACTATCTCAACAAGGATCTCGATCTGCTCGACCTGCCCAACCGCGTCAGAGTGCTGCTCGGCGTGTAG